CATCGCCACCTTCGAGCGGCTCGGCGGCCGCATCACCGGTGTCGGGGAGTTCGCCGACGACCAGACCGACGTGGCACCCACGCTGGAGGCCTTGGCTGCCGGCGGGCCTCAGGGGTTGTTCATGTCGGTCTCGCTGACGGTGGGGACCGCCATCGTGGAGCGGATCGGCGAGGTGCCGGGCCTGGCCGGCGTGCCGCTGGTGGCCAACGAAGGGCTGCTGGACGTGGCCTTCATGAGCGTGCCGCAGACCGCCGGCATCTTCTTCGCCGGCCCCGACGTGCGCTTCGGCGACAACACCAACCAAGGCACGGGGGTCTCGGCCGCCGACCTGGCGGTCCGTTATCGGGAGGCCCACGGCGCCGACCCCGACGGCGCTTTCTGGGGGCACGCGTACGACGCCGCCGTGCTGCTGCTGGAGGCGATCGCGGCGGCCTCGGCCCGCGACGGCGACAGCCTGCGCATCGACCGGGCCGGCGTGCGGGAGTACCTCAGCGGGCTCGTCGCCTACCAGGGCGTCATCGGTCCGATCACCTGCGACGCCTGGGGCGACTGCGGCTCCCAGCGCAACGACATCGTGGAGCACACCGACCCGTCCGACATCGCCGCCACGCGGACCAACGTCGTCTTCGAATACGAACCGTAACCGCCGGAGATTCGCCTCCGAAGCCCCCCGAACCGCGCCGCAGATCGCAGAGGCGCCCTCCCTCAGTCGAATAGGTCGGCATGGGTACCGGTCCTTACCAGGATCAGAGAGTCGCGTTCTTGGCGCCAGATCAACAGCCAGTCCGGCCGGATGTGGCATTCCCAGCAGTC
Above is a window of bacterium DNA encoding:
- a CDS encoding branched-chain amino acid ABC transporter substrate-binding protein; its protein translation is MAVAAAVAILAAACGGDDGDAGGAALGDGSLGVVDVAPGQSIEVRSLLAISDVGSGPSSERMVRMAVADYGPIHGFEVNVEALDDGCSPAGGEAAGAAIAADASVVGVVGTTCSVAAVTAVPLVTGAGMAMVSPSNTSPLLTSDGAGSPGPHRYEGYYRTSGNDLHQGAAVARFLYSQRGVTAAAAVHTGDAYTQSLAEAFIATFERLGGRITGVGEFADDQTDVAPTLEALAAGGPQGLFMSVSLTVGTAIVERIGEVPGLAGVPLVANEGLLDVAFMSVPQTAGIFFAGPDVRFGDNTNQGTGVSAADLAVRYREAHGADPDGAFWGHAYDAAVLLLEAIAAASARDGDSLRIDRAGVREYLSGLVAYQGVIGPITCDAWGDCGSQRNDIVEHTDPSDIAATRTNVVFEYEP